From Panthera uncia isolate 11264 chromosome X, Puncia_PCG_1.0, whole genome shotgun sequence, the proteins below share one genomic window:
- the ARMCX4 gene encoding armadillo repeat-containing X-linked protein 4, with product MGRIQEVGWVTAGLVIWAGTCYCIHKLTKGRAQGVRKLSRNGSRVKMETVVGVQNQTLAMSEAMAGTETDTRPMAKTGAETRAGGRVGVEVETTTIAKVISQAKTMAEVDAENQSEAKTVSTTGGMIEAVTLNVAQLKTGEVAMKEAVTQTDSEAGRVVKKEAVTQTKAKAWALVARAETKKQVMTQTKVEACLLAEKDTNKVMVTQNEALGVTREAAKMGAINKTGIMAETKARALDETVNVAKTQSEARPGHIVDAKGNLNTMSRKEAGVDMKSCAPSQAVAKIQVDNMPGAGVEAKGNHKTVSQAESRADMRASAQPQIVAKTQAEAILGVKFDAGGNTNAVCKAGTGADMKVSTQPQTVAKKQAEAMFGARDDDGGNTNVTSKTMTGGDTRAAAQPQAIASAQAEPMPDARVKGRGNSNAVSKTGVRANLRTNSQAEALLDARVKIRDNPNTMSKMGAGTDIELYTQPHPMANVQVDALPDGRIKAKSNVNTMSKEGGGTDTKAQSQASNKSQVEVLPGTRGKARGKAKRKCKAEVGIEMKTCAQPQVGVKIQADALPDGRDDPNAISRSGTKADLRACGQPQTMANSPGEALPSAKNKVWGNSNAISMSEAGPNTMGSAKLHGMSNFQDDASPNTKNKLRGNPSAMFKAGTGPNSICSAKPETDKTDSAQPQAVANSHGEALSGTKNKVRGNPNAVSKTAAGPGAIGSAQPEVSNIQDETLPSTKNKVKGKSNAVSKTGAGPDTLGSAQLQAVANSQGEAFPGIKNKARCKSSGVSKTGAGPDAVDCAQSPVVTNSQGEVLFGTKNKVKGNSNAVSKSGTGPDTVGSAQLQAVSNAQVEALSGTKNKVRVNPGAVSKAEARADAMGCAQPLADTTISAQCLTVANSQCENLVYLPGTKNKVRINPNAVSKAGTGLYIVGPSQSQIVANSQGEVLPGTKNKVRGNSNAVSKMGARPDTVGSAQLQAVANSQGEGLSGPKNKVRGNPSAVSKAENGSHIVGSAEPQIVANSQGEVLPGTKNKVRGNSNAGSKTGAGSDTVGSAQLHAVANSQCEALPGIKHKVKGNPSALSKAETGPDTAGSAQPQAMADSQCEALPGVKNKVSSNPNAMSKVEARADITSFAQPQAESDSQGESFSGARSKVQGNLSALSKSGTEQDIVASAWPQAVTNSQDEAWSGTKNKVKGNPNAVSKADTSADITGSAWPHVVASTQGEALSDIKNKVRVNINTVCKAEVRADTTGSSRTQAVTNSQGEAPTCTKNKVWGNLSAVSKAGIGPETMGCAWSQAVANSQGEALLSVKNKVRSNPNVVSKVEVRADTTSFSQPQAVSDFQGETLPGARSKIQGNPSAMSKAGTGPDTMCSAQLQTDVIDTAQPQAKSNSQGESLSGARNKVMDNPNVVFKAGAGQDRRGSLSPQAVASSQGEALLGARSKVRGNTNAESKVEAGAHMMSSGQPQSAAHSQNKILPGAKDKAIPKSEAKVTEDEGYVKPKTEAMLTSESGGGTGTQACRKIQPRVHDYYWNGIGIEDWIASERWIKFRFQARDGYWENSMSWADDENEASVESWSGASNKSDIKSWAGAKADNEAGFPSWAAAGDQACGGLWGGSQASEESWARNKASGGSLSEVGDMAIGGSWIGVENQASVGSWASTVNQAIGEPWAGSQASGVSWAGKDAIGGSWTRVEEQDSGRSQDGARIQANGGSWAEARAGNVASIGYWAEDMDQASGGYWIGNSDLSAGSKPSFEDQASGNMSWSVAGGQSSGGSRLRPEDQSCRKSWADTADQASGGAKMRPVDQSGGGSWARAGEQANKGSRPGFVDQSSNGSWASTGSQVIGGFLVGTVDQASGSSWAGTGDQSGGESKPRFEDLVNEEESLARAVGQAGGGTRLGPEDESSRRSWADSEDQASGGFLVEAVDQGNGRSWAVPGDQAGGGAKPRFEEQTSGRGSWADNGGQASRGSRLGPRDQSFGDSWAGNGDQASGESRPGPKDQSNGWSRACRGSQANARGSWDGAGGQAVGRSRLGPMNPSSGGSWADTGSRVSGGSWVVAGDLASSCPKPGFEDQASGGGFWSGAKDQIVEGSNTGPADQSSGGPWAGTESQARGRSWAGAGDQADSCSKPGFEDLASGEVSQSGTGDQASGKSWPGLRPGNEASRGSRLEPEDQASGGSWARADDQVSGRPQVSAEMEANERSWFGTRAEITTGSWFRRGQEAAGIVSKLGSKNEASIESRSRAEEEANIESWTRSEEAAHVDSCVGTGAGAEARKESWLWDGDAATTGSRLGGEEEACMGSWSLTEDVDEDELSRVSSPDIEEISLRSLFWADTEKSNEFRSKSERDVYKASAKDNLEASGGIDVRSWFWHGNENKSEDKSAPKTKAKKSIESRGTYPSMVPGAGMGSWAGAMIWTEMKFPYQNESWFPPEDEIRKIRCEEKTHPWTCRCKREANMDPRELEKLICMIEMTEDPSIHEIANNALYNSPDYPFSHEVIRNAGRISIIESLLNNPYPSVRQKALNALNNISVAAENHRKVKTYLNQVCEDTVTYPLNSNVQLAGLRLIKHLTVISEYQHMVTNYISEFLRLLTVGSGETKDHILGMLLNFSKNPSMTKDLLIANAPTSLINIFNKKETKENILNALSLFENINYHFKRRAKVFTQDKFSKNSLYFIFQRPKACAKKLRVLAAEYSDPEVKERVELLLSKL from the coding sequence ATGGGTCGCATTCAGGAAGTGGGTTGGGTGACTGCAGGATTGGTGATCTGGGCTGGTACCTGCTACTGCATTCACAAACTAACCAAAGGAAGAGCCCAGGGAGTGAGGAAACTTTCCAGAAATGGGTCCAGAGTCAAGATGGAGACTGTGGTTGGGGTACAGAACCAGACATTGGCCATGAGTGAAGCCATGGCTGGAACAGAGACTGACACTAGACCCATGGCCAAGACTGGAGCAGAAACTAGAGCAGGAGGTAGGGTTGGGGTTGAAGTAGAGACTACCACCATTGCTAAGGTGATCTCTCAGGCCAAGACAATGGCTGAGGTAGACGCAGAGAACCAGTCTGAGGCCAAAACAGTGTCCACAACAGGGGGCATGATAGAGGCAGTGACTCTGAATGTGGCCCAGCTCAAAACTGGGGAAGTGGCCATGAAAGAGGCAGTGACCCAAACTGACTCTGAGGCTGGGAGAGTAGTCAAGAAGGAGGCTGTGACCCAGACCAAGGCTAAAGCTTGGGCACTGGTTGCCAGGgcagaaaccaagaaacaagtAATGACCCAGACAAAAGTTGAAGCTTGTTTACTGGCTGAAAAAGACACGAACAAAGTAATGGTGACACAGAATGAGGCCTTGGGAGTGACCAGGGAAGCAGCCAAGATGGGTGCCATAAATAAGACTGGAATTATGGCTGAAACCAAGGCAAGAGCCCTGGATGAGACTGTGAATGTGGCCAAGACTCAGTCTGAGGCCAGGCCTGGTCACATAGTTGATGCTAAGGGAAATCTTAATACCATGTCCAGGAAAGAAGCTGGAGTGGACATGAAGTCCTGTGCACCATCTCAGGCTGTGGCCAAGATCCAGGTTGACAACATGCCTGGTGCTGGGGTTGAGGCCAAGGGGAATCACAAAACAGTGTCTCAGGCAGAGTCTAGGGCAGACATGAGGGCTTCTGCTCAGCCTCAGATTGTAGCCAAGACCCAGGCTGAGGCTATACTTGGGGTAAAGTTTGATGCTGGGGGTAATACCAATGCTGTGTGTAaggcagggacaggggcagaTATGAAAGTTTCAACACAACCTCAGACTGTGGCCAAGAAACAGGCTGAAGCAATGTTTGGGGCCAGGGATGATGACGGAGGAAATACCAATGTCACATCTAAGACAATGACTGGAGGTGACACGAGGGCTGCTGCTCAACCTCAGGCTATAGCCAGTGCTCAGGCTGAGCCTATGCCTGATGCCAGAGTTAAAGGTAGAGGCAATTCCAATGCTGTGTCTAAAACAGGGGTCAGGGCAAACTTGAGGACCAATTCCCAGGCTGAGGCCTTGCTTGATGCCAGGGTTAAGATCAGAGACAATCCCAATACCATGTCTAAGATGGGGGCTGGGACAGACATTGAGCTCTATACACAGCCTCATCCTATGGCCAATGTCCAGGTTGATGCCTTGCCTGATGGTAGGATTAAGGCTAAAAGCAATGTCAACACCATGTCTAAGGAAGGGGGTGGGACAGACACAAAGGCACAGTCTCAGGCTTCTAACAAGAGCCAGGTTGAGGTTTTACCTGGTACTAGAGGTAAGGCTAGGGGAAAAGCCAAAAGAAAGTGTAAAGCAGAGGTGGGGATAGAAATGAAAACCTGTGCGCAGCCTCAGGTTGGGGTCAAGATCCAAGCTGATGCTTTACCTGATGGCAGGGATGATCCTAATGCCATTTCTAGGTCAGGGACTAAGGCAGACCTGAGGGCCTGTGGTCAGCCTCAGACTATGGCAAATTCCCCGGGTGAGGCCTTGCCTAGTGCCAAGAATAAGGTCTGGGGCAATTCCAATGCTATATCTATGTCAGAGGCTGGGCCAAATACAATGGGCTCTGCCAAGCTCCATGGTATGTCCAATTTCCAGGATGATGCCTCACCTAATACTAAGAATAAACTCAGGGGCAATCCCAGTGCTATGTTTAAAGCAGGGACCGGGCCAAATTCAATATGTTCTGCCAAGCCTGAAACAGATAAAACAGACtctgcccagccccaggctgTGGCCAATTCCCATGGTGAAGCCTTGTCTGGTACTAAGAATAAGGTCAGGGGCAATCCCAATGCTGTGTCTAAGACAGCAGCTGGGCCAGGTGCAATAGGCTCTGCCCAGCCTGAGGTGTCTAATATCCAAGATGAAACCTTGCCCAGCACTAAGAATAAGGTCAAGGGCAAGTCCAATGCTGTGTCTAAGACAGGGGCTGGGCCAGATACATTGGGTTCTGCCCAGCTCCAGGCCGTGGCCAATTCCCAGGGTGAAGCCTTTCCTGGTATCAAGAATAAGGCTAGGTGCAAGTCCAGTGGTGTGTCTAAGACAGGGGCTGGGCCAGATGCAGTGGACTGTGCCCAATCTCCGGTTGTAACCAATTCCCAAGGTGAAGTCTTGTTTGGTACTAAGAACAAAGTCAAGGGCAATTCCAATGCTGTGTCTAAATCAGGCACTGGGCCAGATACAGTGGGCTCTGCCCAGCTCCAGGCTGTGTCCAATGCCCAGGTTGAAGCCTTGTCTGGTACTAAGAACAAGGTCAGGGTCAATCCCGGTGCTGTGTCTAAGGCAGAGGCTAGGGCAGATGCAATGGGCTGTGCCCAACCTCTAGCAGATACAACAATCTCTGCCCAGTGCCTCACTGTGGCCAATTCCCAATGTGAAAACCTAGTGTACCTGCCTGGTACTAAGAACAAGGTCAGGATCAATCCCAATGCTGTGTCTAAAGCAGGGACTGGGCTATATATAGTGGGTCCTTCCCAATCTCAGATTGTGGCCAATTCCCAGGGTGAAGTCTTGCCTGGTACTAAGAACAAGGTTAGGGGAAATTCCAATGCTGTATCTAAGATGGGGGCTAGGCCAGATACAGTGGGCTCTGCCCAGCTCCAGGCTGTGGCCAATTCCCAGGGTGAAGGCTTGTCTGGTCCTAAGAATAAGGTCAGGGGAAATCCCAGTGCTGTGTCTAAAGCAGAGAATGGGTCACATATAGTGGGTTCTGCCGAGCCTCAGATTGTGGCCAATTCCCAGGGTGAAGTCTTGCCTGGTACTAAGAACAAGGTCAGAGGAAATTCCAATGCTGGGTCTAAGACAGGGGCTGGGTCAGATACAGTGGGCTCTGCTCAGCTCCATGCTGTGGCCAATTCCCAGTGTGAGGCCTTGCCTGGTATCAAGCATAAGGTCAAGGGCAATCCCAGTGCTTTGTCTAAAGCTGAGACTGGGCCAGATACAGCGGGCTCTGCCCAACCCCAGGCTATGGCTGATTCTCAGTGTGAGGCTTTGCCTGGTGTGAAGAATAAGGTCAGCAGCAATCCCAATGCCATGTCTAAGGTAGAGGCCAGAGCAGATATAACAAGCTTTGCCCAGCCCCAGGCTGAGTCTGATTCCCAAGGTGAATCCTTTTCTGGTGCCAGGAGTAAGGTCCAAGGCAATCTGAGTGCTTTGTCTAAATCAGGCACTGAGCAAGATATAGTGGCCTCTGCCTGGCCCCAAGCTGTGACTAATTCCCAGGATGAAGCCTGGTCTGGTACTAAGAATAAGGTCAAGGGCAATCCCAATGCTGTATCTAAGGCAGACACCAGTGCAGATATAACAGGTTCTGCCTGGCCCCACGTGGTGGCCAGTACCCAGGGTGAAGCCTTGTCTGATATTAAGAACAAGGTCAGGGTCAATATCAACACTGTGTGTAAGGCAGAGGTCAGGGCAGATACAACAGGCTCTTCCCGGACCCAAGCTGTGACCAATTCCCAGGGTGAAGCTCCAACTTGCACTAAGAATAAGGTCTGGGGCAATCTTAGTGCTGTGTCTAAAGCAGGGATTGGGCCAGAAACAATGGGCTGTGCTTGGTCCCAGGCTGTGGCCAATTCCCAAGGTGAAGCCTTGCTTAGTGTCAAGAATAAGGTCAGAAGCAATCCCAATGTTGTGTCTAAGGTAGAGGTCAGAGCAGATACAACAAGCTTTTCCCAGCCTCAGGCTGTGTCTGATTTCCAAGGTGAAACCTTGCCTGGTGCTAGGAGTAAGATCCAGGGCAATCCCAGTGCTATGTCTAAGGCAGGCACTGGGCCAGATACAATGTGTTCTGCTCAGCTTCAAACAGATGTAATAGACACTGCTCAACCCCAAGCCAAGTCTAATTCTCAAGGTGAATCCTTGTCTGGTGCCAGAAATAAGGTCATGGACAATCCCAATGTGGTATTTAAGGCAGGGGCTGGGCAAGATAGACGAGGCTCTCTTTCACCCCAAGCTGTGGCCAGTTCTCAGGGTGAGGCCTTGCTTGGTGCCAGGAGTAAGGTCAGGGGAAATACCAATGCTGAGTCTAAGGTAGAGGCTGGGGCACATATGATGAGCTCTGGCCAGCCTCAGTCTGCGGCCCATTCCCAGAATAAGATCTTGCCTGGAGCAAAGGACAAGGCTATACCCAAGTCTGAGGCAAAAGTCACAGAAGATGAGGGCTATGTAAAACCTAAGACTGAAGCCATGCTCACTTCTGAGAGTGGCGGTGGGACAGGCACTCAGGCCTGCAGAAAAATTCAGCCTAGGGTCCATGACTATTACTGGAATGGGATTGGTATTGAGGATTGGATTGCTTCTGAGCGATGGATAAAATTTAGGTTTCAGGCCAGGGATGGATACTGGGAGAATAGCATGTCCTGGGCTGATGATGAGAATGAAGCCAGTGTCGAGTCCTGGAGTGGGGCTAGTAATAAGTCTGATATTAAGTCCTGGGCTGGGGCTAAGGCTGACAATGAAGCTGGTTTTCCTTCCTGGGCTGCAGCTGGCGACCAGGCTTGTGGGGGGCTCTGGGGTGGGAGCCAGGCCAGTGAAGAGTCCTGGGCTAGGAACAAGGCCAGTGGGGGTTCTTTGTCAGAGGTTGGGGACATGGCCATTGGAGGGTCTTGGATTGGGGTTGAGAACCAGGCCAGTGTGGGATCTTGGGCTAGTACTGTGAACCAGGCTATTGGTGAGCCCTGGGCTGGAAGTCAGGCCAGTGGGGTGTCCTGGGCTGGGAAAGATGCCATTGGAGGGTCCTGGACTAGAGTTGAGGAACAGGACAGTGGAAGGTCCCAGGATGGGGCTAGGATTCAGGCTAATGGAGGGTCTTGGGCTGAAGCTAGAGCTGGGAATGTGGCTAGCATTGGGTACTGGGCTGAGGATATGGACCAAGCTAGTGGAGGGTACTGGATTGGGAACAGTGATCTGTCTGCTGGATCTAAGCCTAGTTTTGAGGATCAGGCCAGTGGAAATATGTCCTGGTCTGTGGCTGGTGGCCAGTCCAGTGGAGGGTCTAGGCTCAGGCCTGAGGATCAGTCTTGTAGAAAGTCCTGGGCTGACACTGCAGACCAAGCCAGTGGAGGGGCCAAAATGAGGCCTGTGGACCAGTCTGGGGGTGGGTCCTGGGCTAGGGCTGGGGAACAGGCCAACAAAGGGTCTAGGCCAGGGTTTGTGGACCAGTCGAGTAATGGGTCCTGGGCTAGCACTGGCAGTCAGGTCATTGGAGGATTCTTGGTTGGGACTGTGGACCAGGCCAGTGGGAGTTCCTGGGCTGGGACTGGTGATCAGTCTGGTGGTGAGTCCAAGCCTAGATTTGAGGATCTGGTAAATGAAGAAGAGTCTTTGGCTAGGGCTGTTGGCCAGGCTGGTGGAGGGACAAGGTTGGGGCCTGAGGACGAGTCCAGCAGAAGGTCCTGGGCTGACTCTGAGGACCAAGCCAGTGGAGGGTTCTTGGTTGAAGCTGTGGACCAGGGCAATGGAAGGTCCTGGGCTGTACCTGGGGATCAGGCTGGTGGTGGGGCAAAGCCTAGATTTGAAGAGCAGACAAGTGGAAGAGGGTCTTGGGCTGACAATGGGGGCCAGGCTAGTAGAGGGTCTAGGCTAGGTCCCAGGGACCAGTCATTTGGAGATTCCTGGGCTGGCAATGGGGACCAGGCCAGTGGAGAATCCAGGCCAGGGCCTAAAGACCAGTCCAATGGATGGTCCCGTGCTTGCCGTGGGAGTCAGGCTAATGCAAGAGGGTCCTGGGATGGGGCTGGTGGCCAGGCTGTTGGAAGATCTAGACTAGGGCCTATGAACCCATCCAGTGGTGGGTCCTGGGCTGATACAGGGAGTCGGGTCAGTGGAGGGTCTTGGGTTGTGGCTGGAGATCTAGCCAGTAGCTGTCCCAAACCTGGATTTGAGGATCAGGCCAGTGGAGGAGGGTTCTGGTCTGGTGCTAAGGACCAGATTGTTGAGGGGTCTAATACAGGGCCTGCAGACCAATCTAGTGGTGGGCCCTGGGCTGGCACTGAGAGTCAGGCCAGAGGAAGgtcctgggctggggctggggatcAGGCTGATAGCTGTTCCAAACCTGGATTTGAGGACCTGGCCAGTGGGGAAGTCTCTCAGTCTGGCACTGGGGATCAGGCTAGTGGAAAATCTTGGCCTGGGTTGAGGCCTGGTAATGAGGCCAGTAGAGGATCTAGGCTGGAGCCTGAGGATCAGGCAAGTGGAGGGTCCTGGGCTAGGGCTGATGACCAGGTCAGTGGAAGACCACAGGTCAGTGCTGAGATGGAGGCCAATGAAAGATCCTGGTTTGGGACTAGAGCTGAGATTACTACAGGGTCCTGGTTCAGGAGAGGGCAAGAGGCTGCTGGTATTGTGTCCAAACTTGGAAGTAAAAATGAGGCCAGTATTGAATCCAGATCAAGGGCTGAAGAAGAGGCCAATATTGAGTCCTGGACCAGATCTGAAGAGGCAGCCCATGTGGATTCCTGTGTGGGAAccggggctggggcagaggccaggaaGGAATCTTGGCTCTGGGATGGAGATGCAGCCACTACAGGGTCTAGGCTTGGGGGTGAGGAAGAGGCTTGCATGGGGTCCTGGTCTTTGACTGAGGATGTAGATGAGGATGAGCTAAGTAGAGTGTCCAGCCCTGATATTGAGGAAATCAGTTTAAGGTCCTTGTTTTGGGCTGATACTGAGAAGAGTAATGAGTTCAGATCCAAGAGTGAGAGAGATGTCTATAAGGCCAGTGCCAAGGATAACCTTGAGGCTTCTGGTGGAATTGATGTAAGGTCTTGGTTCTGGCAtggtaatgaaaacaaaagtgaggACAAATCTGCACCTAAGACTAAAGCCAAAAAGTCAATTGAGTCAAGAGGCACATATCCATCCATGGTCCCTGGGGCAGGAATGGGGTCATGGGCGGGAGCCATGATCTGGACGGAAATGAAATTTCCATACCAAAATGAGTCTTGGTTCCCACCTGAAGATGAAATCAGAAAGATCAGGTGTGAGGAGAAAACTCATCCCTGGACCTGTCGCTGTAAACGCGAAGCTAATATGGATCCACGAGAACTTGAAAAACTTATTTGCATGATTGAGATGACTGAAGATCCTTCTATTCATGAAATAGCCAATAATGCTCTATATAACAGTCCTGATTATCCATTTTCCCATGAAGTCATTCGTAATGCAGGTAGAATATCAATTATTGAAAGCTTGCTCAATAATCCCTATCCCAGTGTTAGGCAGAAGGCTTTAAATGCACTGAATAACATCTCAGTGGCTGCTGAAAATCATAGGAAGGTGAAAACATACTTAAACCAAgtatgtgaagacacagtgaccTATCCCTTGAATTCAAATGTGCAGCTGGCTGGACTAAGATTGATAAAGCATTTGACTGTTATTAGTGAATATCAGCATATGGTTACAAATTATATTTCAGAATTTCTTCGTTTGTTAACTGTGGGAAGTGGAGAAACCAAAGACCATATTTTGGGAATGCTTTTGAATTTCTCTAAAAATCCATCTATGACAAAAGACTTACTCATTGCCAATGCACCAACATCACTGATTAATATCTTTaacaagaaagagacaaaagagaataTTCTTAATGCTCTTTcactatttgaaaatataaattaccattttaaaagaagagcaaaagTATTTACCCAGGACAAGTTCAGTAAAAATTCCCTTTATTTCATATTCCAACGACCTAAAGCATGTGCCAAGAAACTTCGAGTCTTAGCAGCAGAATACAGTGACCCTGAGGTGAAAGAAAGAGTTGAGCTATTATTAAGTAAACTCTGA